A genomic stretch from Chloroflexi bacterium ADurb.Bin180 includes:
- the cdr gene encoding Coenzyme A disulfide reductase produces the protein MAPGRRLIVIGAVAAGTTAAAKAKRTNPELEVVLLEKDADISYGACGLPYLISGVIPRVEALIARRPAEFRERGVDIRTRHEVLSIDTAAQKVHVADLDGARDYVLPYDSLVVATGAVPIIPSVLGRDLPGVHSLRTLADGLALQRVLRQKPPRNIVIVGGGSIGLEMAEAFRALNLNVTIVEMAPQLLTFLDEEMSQRVRAEVERHGVQVRLNDGLVRFEGAGRLEKVVTQHSEISADLALVAIGVRPNVLLAERTGIKLGAGKAISVDSQMRTNLEGVFAAGDCADALHQVTGEKVYIPLGSTANKQGRVAGSNAAGMGCTFEGVAGTAVVKVFDLEVARTGLTAREARLKGMDVEVSSITAGDRAGYYPGASELHIQLVMERSSRRLLGAQLIGANGAAKRVDVLAAALYTKMTVDGLIGIDYSYAPPYAAVLDATLVAANVLGRCR, from the coding sequence ATGGCACCTGGACGACGACTGATAGTCATTGGCGCAGTGGCGGCCGGGACAACCGCGGCGGCAAAAGCGAAGCGTACCAACCCCGAACTGGAAGTAGTGCTGCTGGAGAAAGACGCGGACATCTCCTATGGCGCCTGCGGCTTGCCGTACTTGATCTCGGGGGTGATACCCCGGGTCGAGGCGTTGATCGCTCGCCGGCCGGCCGAATTCCGCGAACGGGGAGTTGATATCCGCACGCGCCACGAAGTTCTGTCCATCGACACAGCCGCCCAGAAGGTGCATGTGGCCGACCTGGACGGGGCCAGGGACTATGTTCTGCCCTATGACTCCCTGGTCGTAGCCACCGGGGCGGTGCCCATCATCCCCTCTGTGCTGGGGCGAGACCTGCCCGGTGTGCACAGCCTGCGCACCCTGGCCGATGGACTGGCCCTGCAGCGCGTGTTGCGCCAAAAGCCACCCAGGAACATCGTCATCGTCGGCGGTGGCAGCATTGGGCTGGAAATGGCCGAGGCCTTTCGGGCACTGAATCTCAATGTCACCATCGTCGAGATGGCACCGCAGCTCCTGACTTTTCTCGACGAAGAGATGAGCCAGCGAGTCCGTGCTGAAGTGGAGCGCCACGGTGTTCAAGTGCGGTTGAATGACGGTCTGGTGCGTTTTGAAGGGGCGGGGCGCCTGGAGAAGGTGGTGACGCAGCACAGCGAGATTTCCGCCGACCTGGCCCTAGTGGCAATCGGGGTTAGGCCCAACGTGCTGTTGGCCGAACGCACTGGGATCAAGCTGGGTGCGGGCAAGGCGATTTCGGTGGACAGTCAGATGCGGACCAACTTGGAGGGAGTGTTTGCGGCAGGGGATTGCGCCGATGCGCTCCATCAGGTAACGGGTGAGAAGGTGTACATCCCGCTGGGCAGCACCGCCAACAAACAGGGGCGCGTGGCTGGTTCCAACGCGGCCGGAATGGGTTGCACGTTCGAGGGCGTAGCGGGAACGGCCGTGGTCAAGGTCTTTGATCTCGAGGTGGCGCGCACCGGGCTGACGGCGCGTGAAGCCAGATTGAAGGGCATGGATGTGGAAGTGTCGTCCATAACGGCTGGCGACCGTGCTGGCTACTACCCTGGCGCCTCAGAGCTGCACATCCAGCTGGTGATGGAGCGCTCGAGCCGACGGCTGCTGGGTGCACAACTGATTGGAGCCAACGGGGCTGCCAAGCGGGTGGACGTGCTAGCGGCGGCACTCTACACCAAGATGACCGTCGACGGCCTGATCGGCATAGACTACAGCTATGCCCCACCCTATGCCGCGGTTCTGGATGCAACGCTCGTGGCGGCCAATGTGCTTGGCCGGTGCCGCTGA
- the todB gene encoding Toluene 1,2-dioxygenase system ferredoxin subunit, producing the protein MADWEWVADNGAVAPGTMLAVRAGGQNVLLVNIDGTLYAMSDFCTHSKCFLHNGKLKGKVLVCPCHFAEFDVTTGAVLAPPAKTALPMFQVKVESDGVYVLVE; encoded by the coding sequence ATGGCAGACTGGGAATGGGTTGCTGATAACGGCGCGGTTGCGCCCGGAACGATGTTGGCGGTGCGTGCGGGGGGCCAGAACGTGCTCCTGGTGAACATCGACGGTACACTCTATGCAATGAGCGATTTCTGCACTCACAGCAAGTGCTTCCTGCACAATGGCAAGCTCAAGGGCAAGGTGCTCGTGTGTCCCTGTCACTTTGCCGAGTTCGATGTGACCACCGGCGCGGTTCTTGCCCCGCCGGCCAAGACGGCTCTCCCGATGTTCCAGGTCAAGGTGGAGAGCGACGGTGTGTACGTGCTGGTAGAATAA
- the korB_2 gene encoding 2-oxoglutarate oxidoreductase subunit KorB, which yields MTMVDLNDYASPVRPTWCTGCGNYGIWNALKQALVEAGLAPHQVMLVSGIGCGSKLPDYTTANGFMSLHGRTLAIATGARLANHGMKIICTHGDGDGYSEGGNHFISTVRRNVGIVDIVQNNRVYGLTKGQYSPTSPQGFVTSTSPEGSIEPMFLPLAVAIAAGGTFVARGWSGDTEHLTWLIKEALGHRGYALVDVLQPCVSFNRMYSYNWLRPRVYKVQDEPGYDPGDKTAALVRAQEFGDRIPLGILYRTEDEPAYEEQVPALAAGPLVQQPLRTTSAEDYESLKMEYV from the coding sequence ATGACCATGGTTGACCTCAACGATTATGCCAGCCCGGTTCGGCCAACGTGGTGCACCGGCTGCGGCAATTATGGTATTTGGAACGCGCTGAAACAGGCGCTGGTCGAAGCAGGCCTGGCACCACATCAGGTGATGCTGGTCAGCGGGATCGGCTGCGGCTCGAAACTGCCAGACTATACCACAGCGAATGGCTTCATGTCGCTGCACGGGCGGACTCTGGCGATTGCTACTGGCGCCAGGCTGGCCAACCATGGCATGAAAATCATCTGCACGCACGGCGATGGTGATGGTTACAGCGAGGGTGGTAATCACTTTATAAGTACCGTGCGGCGTAACGTAGGCATCGTCGATATCGTGCAGAACAACCGTGTGTATGGTTTGACCAAGGGACAGTACTCGCCCACCAGCCCGCAGGGATTCGTAACCAGCACCTCGCCGGAGGGGTCCATCGAGCCGATGTTCCTGCCTCTGGCGGTGGCAATAGCGGCGGGGGGTACTTTTGTGGCGCGCGGCTGGTCGGGCGACACAGAGCATCTGACCTGGCTTATCAAAGAGGCGCTGGGTCATCGCGGCTATGCGCTGGTCGATGTGTTGCAGCCCTGCGTTTCCTTCAACCGGATGTACTCCTACAACTGGCTGCGGCCGCGGGTCTACAAGGTCCAGGACGAACCTGGCTATGACCCCGGGGACAAGACGGCGGCGTTGGTGAGGGCGCAGGAATTCGGCGACAGGATACCACTGGGCATACTGTATCGGACAGAGGACGAGCCGGCCTACGAAGAGCAGGTGCCGGCGCTGGCAGCCGGACCGCTGGTGCAGCAGCCGCTGCGTACCACATCGGCGGAAGACTACGAGTCGCTGAAGATGGAGTACGTCTAG
- the yfkM gene encoding General stress protein 18 — translation MSLTGKRAIVFAENLYNELELWYPVLRLRGAGVKVDIAGTGSASTYTSKIGMPVEVSTSADKVQIAQVDALIIPGGYAPDYLRRYPAVLGLVRDALAQGKVVAAICHAGWVLASAGVLRGRTVTSVAAIKDDMTNAGATWVDREVVQDGTLITSRQPADLPAFCDAILGALGGVEATSLSRVTAATSAIEALRMAVQAEESAFRFYSAAVDKVKDPEAKNVFASLAKEEERHRKIVQDEYNRLTQDPTWDRYSIWRDVI, via the coding sequence ATGAGTCTGACCGGCAAGAGGGCCATAGTATTCGCCGAGAACCTGTACAACGAGCTCGAATTGTGGTATCCGGTGCTGCGGCTTCGTGGGGCGGGCGTGAAGGTCGACATCGCAGGCACCGGTAGTGCGTCGACCTATACCAGCAAGATCGGTATGCCGGTGGAGGTCAGCACGAGTGCGGATAAGGTGCAAATCGCCCAGGTCGATGCGCTGATTATCCCTGGCGGGTATGCGCCGGACTATCTGCGCCGGTATCCGGCGGTTCTGGGGCTAGTGCGTGATGCTCTGGCTCAGGGAAAAGTAGTAGCAGCAATCTGCCATGCCGGGTGGGTTCTGGCGTCGGCAGGGGTTCTGCGAGGCAGAACGGTCACATCGGTGGCGGCGATCAAGGACGACATGACCAACGCCGGAGCTACCTGGGTAGACCGGGAAGTGGTGCAGGACGGTACCCTCATTACCTCAAGACAGCCAGCCGATCTGCCTGCCTTCTGCGATGCGATCCTGGGTGCGCTTGGTGGGGTCGAGGCAACTTCTCTGAGCCGGGTGACGGCCGCGACCAGTGCGATTGAAGCGCTGCGTATGGCAGTGCAGGCGGAAGAGAGCGCCTTCCGCTTCTATTCTGCCGCCGTGGACAAGGTGAAGGACCCGGAGGCCAAAAACGTCTTTGCCAGTCTGGCCAAAGAGGAAGAACGTCACCGCAAGATTGTGCAGGACGAATACAACCGCCTGACGCAGGATCCCACATGGGATCGCTACAGCATCTGGCGTGACGTGATCTAG
- the lon_2 gene encoding Lon protease, whose protein sequence is MESLDLPLFPLNTVLFPGMALPLHIFEGRYLQMIDDCLNKTRQFGVVLARPEREALPEGYSIGTSALITHVERLKDGHLDIFTAGLERFRVLDWIRTEPYAVGRIEPFPLEDTQAKELVGLVRAASGYFVRYLRLAGDVLGTVIRVDHAPEDASTLAYMMAIALQISNEEKQGLLGIASLPLLLWKEATIMSREEVLLARMKTAQEEQAVYIRGIRDWLSLN, encoded by the coding sequence TTGGAAAGTCTTGATCTTCCTCTGTTCCCGCTGAATACGGTCCTGTTCCCGGGCATGGCTCTGCCGCTTCATATCTTTGAGGGGCGCTACCTGCAGATGATCGACGACTGTCTCAACAAGACCCGGCAGTTTGGGGTTGTGCTCGCTCGGCCGGAGAGAGAGGCCCTGCCTGAGGGCTACAGCATCGGCACATCGGCGCTGATTACGCACGTTGAGCGACTGAAGGACGGGCACCTCGACATCTTTACAGCTGGGCTCGAGCGGTTCCGGGTCCTCGATTGGATCAGAACGGAACCCTATGCTGTGGGACGCATCGAACCTTTCCCGTTGGAGGATACACAAGCCAAGGAACTGGTTGGCCTGGTCAGGGCAGCGAGCGGATACTTTGTGCGTTACTTGCGGTTGGCTGGCGATGTTCTGGGGACCGTTATCCGGGTAGATCATGCTCCAGAGGATGCCAGCACACTGGCCTATATGATGGCCATCGCACTGCAGATTTCGAATGAGGAGAAACAGGGATTGCTCGGCATCGCGTCTCTGCCTTTGCTGCTGTGGAAAGAGGCGACCATTATGAGCCGTGAGGAAGTGCTATTGGCCCGAATGAAGACAGCACAGGAGGAACAGGCTGTCTATATTCGCGGAATTAGAGACTGGCTCTCACTCAATTAG
- a CDS encoding putative trifunctional 2-polyprenylphenol hydroxylase/glutamate synthase subunit beta/ferritin domain-containing protein, with product MAEKEVKSAMQVLEDAKCLEQQGQAFYSQAAKRIKNPKGKKIFRQLAKDEVAHEKLIQREILNLIKEGYWVELLETQGPACELAPEIFPRGREGLAKAVNADPDDVEAILTGLDMENKSYDLYRTEAEKAKDPVARQLYEFLASQERDHFNLLMANYESMVTLGGWSD from the coding sequence ATGGCAGAGAAAGAAGTCAAAAGCGCAATGCAGGTATTGGAAGATGCCAAGTGCCTTGAGCAGCAGGGGCAGGCCTTTTATTCGCAGGCGGCGAAGAGGATCAAGAACCCCAAGGGCAAAAAGATCTTTCGCCAGCTGGCCAAGGACGAAGTAGCCCACGAAAAACTGATCCAGCGCGAGATCTTGAACCTCATCAAAGAGGGATACTGGGTCGAACTGCTGGAGACGCAGGGACCGGCGTGCGAGCTGGCGCCCGAGATCTTTCCCCGCGGCCGCGAGGGACTGGCCAAGGCGGTGAATGCCGACCCGGATGACGTCGAGGCCATTCTGACCGGTCTGGACATGGAGAACAAGAGCTATGACCTGTATCGGACTGAGGCGGAGAAGGCCAAGGACCCGGTAGCGCGACAATTGTACGAGTTCTTGGCGTCTCAGGAGCGCGACCACTTTAATCTGCTGATGGCCAACTACGAGTCGATGGTGACGCTCGGAGGCTGGTCGGACTAG
- the degQ gene encoding Periplasmic pH-dependent serine endoprotease DegQ precursor has product MDQKAAMRMIRLSGQQGVPVITVDDHVVVGFDRAKLERLLAAKQAARVELGLSVADALPKAGIEGAFVGRVKSGSAAELAGLVARDVIVEINGEPVRSAADLRDTVSKLGAGSKVRLSYVRAGRRQAAELSLA; this is encoded by the coding sequence ATGGACCAGAAAGCGGCCATGCGGATGATCCGCCTGTCGGGACAGCAGGGAGTGCCGGTCATCACGGTAGATGATCATGTGGTGGTCGGGTTCGACCGGGCCAAACTGGAGCGGTTGCTGGCAGCGAAACAGGCGGCCAGGGTAGAGCTCGGGCTTTCGGTAGCTGATGCCCTGCCGAAGGCCGGGATCGAGGGAGCCTTTGTTGGTCGGGTGAAGAGCGGTTCTGCGGCAGAACTGGCAGGGCTGGTAGCGCGAGACGTGATCGTCGAGATCAATGGAGAACCGGTGCGTTCTGCAGCGGACCTGCGGGACACTGTGTCAAAACTGGGGGCGGGCAGCAAGGTGCGGCTAAGCTATGTTCGAGCCGGTCGCCGTCAAGCGGCCGAGTTGAGCCTTGCCTAA
- the ywqN_1 gene encoding putative NAD(P)H-dependent FMN-containing oxidoreductase YwqN: MKVLAVAGSPRRGGNSDTLLDQAVAGAQSAGATVELVVLSQLSVRPCAGCERCFAAGRCVVNDDYQGLYDKVLEADALILASPIYFTNVSGWAKAFIDRFQCLWALRHVLKRPVPLPSGGRRRRAIFLAAAGSPNMHFDCAVSVVRAMFSTIDAVWVGSVCVNNIDQRGAVAQHPETLEQARELGARLVEQIGKS; this comes from the coding sequence ATGAAAGTACTGGCCGTGGCTGGCAGCCCTCGCCGGGGCGGCAACTCGGATACACTGCTGGATCAAGCCGTTGCCGGGGCGCAGAGCGCCGGGGCGACAGTGGAGCTGGTGGTTCTGAGTCAACTCAGCGTCCGACCGTGCGCTGGCTGCGAGCGCTGCTTTGCCGCCGGCCGTTGCGTTGTCAACGATGACTATCAGGGGCTGTACGACAAGGTGCTGGAGGCCGACGCACTGATCCTGGCCTCACCAATCTACTTCACTAACGTTAGCGGCTGGGCCAAGGCCTTTATTGACCGCTTTCAGTGTCTGTGGGCCCTGCGCCACGTTCTCAAGAGGCCTGTGCCCCTTCCCTCCGGGGGCAGGAGGCGACGGGCGATCTTCCTGGCTGCGGCTGGATCACCCAATATGCACTTTGACTGCGCAGTGTCAGTCGTTCGTGCCATGTTCTCAACCATTGATGCGGTCTGGGTCGGGTCCGTATGTGTGAACAATATCGACCAGCGCGGCGCGGTGGCCCAACACCCCGAGACACTAGAGCAAGCTCGCGAGCTCGGTGCTCGCCTGGTGGAGCAAATTGGAAAGTCTTGA
- the dsbD gene encoding Thiol:disulfide interchange protein DsbD, translated as MSVSGIQWLPWGADAFEQAHKRNVPILLSIGAVWCHWCHVMDQTTYSDARVAKLVGQLVIPVRVDNDQRPDINARYNMGGWPTTAFLTPDGEVLAGGTYMAPDNFVSAIQQISDYYQANKSEIANRAAQMKAQRLLLRQPERTGGDISLSVADSVYQQVAASYDEHYGGFGAEPKFPQVDALELALERHSRMRDQTAWGIVGKTLRSMAKGGMYDHEMGGFFRYSTTRDWSVPHFEKMLEDNARLLSVYLQAFQVGGEPLFRETAEGIIDYVSSTLYSEAEGYFYGSQDADERYYSRTRAERAQVKAPFVDTVAYTAWNAMMVRSYLKAGFILERPELMRVALGALELLWQRCWTQDKGVCQHWRDEAHLPGWLPAQSWAALACLDAYEATGEPEWLARGLAVLDWMLDNLTTPSGALRDMPEAENALGRLAEPETPLVENGVAAEALIWAGRLTGREDYRQKATAILVALQGESPHWGIGAAGYARAVEHLLLEPLQVVMVGKSGHPELAAMRQVVWQRYLPNRVLLTLDPDREQAGLRGLGFPTSPWPRAYVCVGSRCLAPTSSAQELESTLAGLATGGGAL; from the coding sequence ATGAGTGTGAGCGGCATCCAGTGGCTCCCCTGGGGCGCGGATGCGTTTGAGCAGGCACACAAGCGCAACGTTCCCATCCTGCTGAGCATCGGCGCGGTGTGGTGCCACTGGTGCCATGTTATGGACCAGACGACCTACTCGGATGCGCGGGTGGCAAAGCTGGTCGGACAACTGGTGATACCGGTGAGGGTGGACAACGACCAGCGCCCGGACATCAACGCGCGTTACAACATGGGCGGCTGGCCGACGACAGCGTTTCTCACTCCGGACGGAGAAGTACTGGCTGGCGGAACCTACATGGCGCCAGACAACTTTGTGTCGGCCATCCAGCAGATCAGTGACTACTATCAGGCCAACAAGAGTGAGATTGCCAACCGCGCCGCCCAGATGAAAGCACAGCGGCTCTTGCTGCGCCAGCCTGAACGGACCGGCGGGGATATCAGCCTGTCGGTAGCCGATTCGGTTTATCAGCAGGTGGCCGCCTCATACGATGAGCACTACGGCGGGTTCGGCGCAGAGCCCAAGTTCCCTCAAGTCGATGCGCTGGAGCTAGCACTGGAGCGCCACAGTCGAATGCGGGACCAGACAGCCTGGGGAATCGTAGGCAAGACCCTGCGCTCGATGGCCAAAGGCGGAATGTACGATCACGAGATGGGAGGCTTTTTCCGCTACTCAACTACCCGCGACTGGAGCGTCCCGCACTTTGAAAAGATGCTGGAGGACAATGCGCGGCTGCTGTCGGTATACCTGCAAGCCTTTCAGGTCGGGGGCGAGCCGCTTTTCCGCGAGACAGCAGAGGGCATCATCGACTATGTGAGCTCGACCCTGTACAGCGAGGCGGAGGGTTACTTCTACGGCAGCCAGGACGCCGACGAGAGGTACTACTCTCGCACCAGGGCGGAACGTGCGCAGGTCAAGGCCCCATTCGTAGACACGGTTGCCTATACGGCCTGGAACGCGATGATGGTGCGGTCGTATCTGAAAGCCGGGTTCATCCTGGAGCGGCCAGAGTTGATGCGGGTGGCCCTCGGCGCGCTGGAACTGCTCTGGCAGCGCTGCTGGACGCAGGATAAGGGTGTGTGCCAGCACTGGCGCGACGAGGCACACCTGCCCGGGTGGCTGCCCGCACAGTCGTGGGCCGCCCTGGCCTGTCTGGACGCTTATGAGGCGACTGGAGAGCCAGAGTGGCTGGCACGCGGTCTGGCAGTGCTCGATTGGATGTTGGACAATCTGACCACTCCGTCTGGAGCATTGAGGGATATGCCAGAAGCAGAGAATGCGCTTGGCCGGCTGGCCGAGCCCGAAACACCGCTGGTGGAGAATGGCGTCGCGGCAGAGGCGCTCATCTGGGCTGGCCGCTTGACGGGCCGCGAGGACTATCGGCAGAAGGCAACGGCTATTCTGGTTGCCTTGCAGGGCGAATCGCCGCACTGGGGTATCGGTGCCGCAGGATACGCGCGTGCCGTTGAGCATCTTCTGCTCGAGCCGCTCCAGGTGGTGATGGTAGGAAAGTCGGGGCATCCCGAGTTGGCAGCAATGCGCCAGGTGGTCTGGCAGCGCTATCTGCCCAACCGGGTGCTTCTGACGTTGGATCCAGACCGAGAGCAAGCCGGACTGCGAGGCCTGGGGTTCCCCACGTCACCATGGCCGCGGGCGTATGTGTGCGTTGGTAGCCGTTGTCTTGCGCCAACGAGCAGTGCGCAGGAGCTGGAGTCGACTCTTGCCGGGCTTGCCACAGGCGGGGGTGCTCTGTAA
- the ydfK gene encoding putative membrane protein YdfK yields MTGTLLNTLAVVIGASLGLLLGQRLPDRMRTTVMHGLGLVTLVAGLRMALGTANILIVMGSILLGAVSGEWLRIEQGLQTLGDRLQARFKSSSSASLAEGFVTASLIFCVGPMAILGSIRDGMVGDYSLLAIKSLLDGFASLALAASLGIGVLFSAASVLVMQGSISLLAAVAKVGLSEAMVTEMSAAGGVVMMGISLLLLDLKRIRVASLLPAIAIAPLIVAILAALGISIRP; encoded by the coding sequence TTGACGGGTACTCTGTTGAATACGCTGGCTGTGGTGATCGGTGCCAGCTTGGGCCTGCTGCTCGGGCAGCGGCTGCCGGACCGGATGCGTACTACAGTGATGCACGGCCTGGGCCTGGTGACCCTGGTCGCTGGTCTGCGGATGGCGTTGGGGACAGCGAATATCCTGATCGTGATGGGCAGCATCCTGCTCGGTGCGGTCAGCGGCGAGTGGCTCAGAATCGAGCAAGGGCTACAAACGCTGGGCGACCGCCTGCAGGCCAGGTTCAAAAGCAGCAGTTCGGCCAGCCTGGCCGAGGGGTTTGTTACCGCCAGCCTGATTTTTTGCGTCGGCCCGATGGCAATTCTGGGCTCCATTCGCGATGGCATGGTTGGTGACTATAGCCTGCTGGCCATCAAGTCGCTGCTGGACGGGTTCGCCTCTCTGGCCCTGGCCGCCTCGCTGGGGATTGGGGTGCTGTTCTCCGCAGCCTCGGTTCTGGTGATGCAGGGCAGCATCAGCCTGTTGGCGGCGGTGGCTAAGGTGGGCCTGAGCGAGGCGATGGTCACCGAGATGAGCGCTGCCGGCGGCGTGGTGATGATGGGTATCAGCCTCTTGCTGCTGGACCTCAAGCGTATCCGCGTGGCCAGCCTGCTGCCGGCCATTGCCATCGCGCCGCTCATTGTAGCTATCCTGGCCGCGCTGGGGATATCGATCAGGCCGTAG
- a CDS encoding putative trifunctional 2-polyprenylphenol hydroxylase/glutamate synthase subunit beta/ferritin domain-containing protein, protein MEEAVCKAALAALDRALEVERQGKVFYEEAARHVQDPAGKAVFEALARDEVEHIRLLQAQYEKIESGQEWLALDEARVCEPQAPVRLFPQQKDVALTIGSKATDADALRLAMAFEEKGYQAYSQAQKETDDPTGKEVFAFLAKQENDHFVYLQKTLDYLTNQGAWYFDAQEFPMFDGG, encoded by the coding sequence ATGGAAGAAGCTGTCTGCAAAGCAGCTCTGGCCGCGCTCGACAGGGCGCTGGAGGTCGAGCGGCAAGGCAAGGTCTTTTATGAAGAAGCCGCCCGGCACGTCCAAGACCCGGCTGGCAAGGCTGTCTTTGAAGCGCTAGCCAGGGACGAGGTTGAGCATATCCGATTGTTGCAGGCCCAGTACGAAAAGATAGAGAGTGGGCAAGAGTGGTTGGCGCTGGACGAGGCCAGGGTCTGCGAGCCGCAGGCCCCAGTACGACTCTTTCCCCAACAGAAGGATGTTGCGCTGACCATCGGTTCGAAGGCCACGGACGCTGATGCACTCAGGCTGGCCATGGCTTTTGAGGAAAAGGGTTACCAGGCCTACAGCCAGGCGCAGAAAGAGACCGACGACCCGACCGGCAAAGAGGTTTTTGCCTTCCTGGCCAAACAGGAGAATGACCACTTTGTCTACCTGCAAAAGACACTGGACTATCTGACCAACCAGGGGGCCTGGTACTTTGACGCTCAAGAGTTCCCCATGTTCGACGGCGGATGA
- the korA_2 gene encoding 2-oxoglutarate oxidoreductase subunit KorA gives MGAVDVTFKFGGEAGQGVETTGRAFARSVVRAGLHVFGYQDYHSRIRGGHNYYQIRVSDREVHSHNEQVHVLLPFTQVTVNEHLREVVPGGAVVLDPALGIDEKQIAATGARPMPVPLQQIALNEGGDVVMANTAATGAAAGLVGLDLEVVSGVVRDSFGKKGGPVVEKNLKVAAAAYGFARDTYARDFAFKLTGRQSSPRMMISGNDALAMGALVGGVKFVAGYPMTPGSPILEWLAAHSAEYGLVTKHAEDEIAAVNMIIGAAQMGARSLTTTSGGGFCLMVEALGLAGMTEVPIVVIDVQRPGPATGHATRHEQGDLLFLIHAAQGEFPRIVLAPGTVEQCFEAGYRALNLAERFQCPVLILSDAFLAHSPRDLPLEAFDLNVPIDRGDLLTEEQLDTLQAPYLRHAVTESGVSPRALPGHPKAVYPISSDEHEADGHICEDAAARIEQMSKRMRKLETARGEMSAPIEYGPREAELTFVTWGSTVGPLRSVLELLQAEGKTARIVQIVDIWPLPVDKVEQALHGAKKLVMVEQNYSGQLGTLLRACTDVRPAALINRYDGRPMTPEYILRRLQEVA, from the coding sequence ATGGGCGCGGTGGACGTAACCTTCAAGTTTGGCGGCGAGGCGGGGCAGGGCGTGGAGACGACCGGCCGCGCTTTTGCCAGGTCGGTTGTACGGGCAGGCCTGCATGTCTTTGGCTATCAGGATTACCATTCTCGCATTCGTGGTGGGCACAACTATTACCAGATCCGAGTGTCCGACCGCGAAGTGCATAGCCACAACGAACAGGTGCACGTCCTCCTGCCGTTCACGCAGGTGACGGTGAACGAGCACCTGCGCGAGGTGGTCCCTGGAGGGGCGGTGGTGTTGGACCCCGCCCTGGGTATTGACGAAAAGCAGATCGCGGCAACTGGCGCCAGACCGATGCCAGTGCCGCTGCAGCAAATCGCCCTCAATGAAGGGGGCGATGTGGTGATGGCGAATACCGCCGCTACCGGGGCTGCAGCGGGCTTAGTAGGCTTGGACCTGGAAGTGGTCTCTGGCGTGGTGCGAGACAGCTTTGGCAAAAAGGGCGGGCCAGTCGTTGAGAAGAACCTGAAGGTCGCGGCTGCAGCTTACGGCTTTGCCCGCGACACGTACGCGCGCGATTTCGCGTTCAAGCTGACTGGCCGCCAGAGCAGCCCACGCATGATGATCAGCGGCAACGACGCGCTGGCGATGGGTGCGCTGGTGGGGGGCGTCAAGTTCGTCGCCGGGTACCCCATGACCCCGGGCAGCCCCATCCTGGAGTGGCTGGCGGCCCACAGCGCCGAGTACGGCCTCGTGACCAAGCATGCCGAAGATGAAATCGCTGCGGTCAATATGATCATCGGCGCGGCACAGATGGGTGCGCGCTCGCTGACCACCACCTCCGGCGGCGGCTTTTGCCTGATGGTGGAGGCACTGGGGCTGGCTGGTATGACCGAGGTACCGATCGTGGTCATCGATGTGCAGCGCCCCGGACCGGCCACGGGCCACGCCACACGCCACGAGCAGGGAGACCTCCTGTTTCTGATCCACGCCGCCCAGGGCGAGTTTCCACGCATCGTTTTGGCGCCGGGGACGGTCGAGCAGTGCTTCGAGGCAGGGTACCGGGCGCTGAACCTGGCCGAGCGCTTCCAGTGTCCTGTACTAATCCTGTCGGATGCCTTTCTGGCTCACTCGCCGCGCGATCTACCCTTGGAGGCGTTTGATCTCAACGTACCCATCGACCGCGGCGACCTGCTGACGGAAGAGCAGCTAGATACGCTGCAGGCGCCCTATCTCCGGCACGCTGTCACCGAATCGGGCGTGTCGCCGCGGGCACTGCCGGGCCACCCGAAGGCTGTCTACCCGATCAGCAGCGATGAGCACGAAGCGGATGGCCACATCTGCGAGGACGCGGCGGCCCGCATTGAGCAGATGAGCAAGCGCATGCGCAAACTGGAGACGGCCCGGGGTGAAATGTCGGCACCGATAGAGTACGGTCCACGCGAGGCAGAGCTCACCTTTGTGACCTGGGGCTCTACCGTCGGCCCGTTGCGCTCGGTGCTCGAGCTGTTGCAGGCCGAAGGCAAGACGGCGCGGATCGTGCAAATCGTGGACATCTGGCCCCTGCCAGTGGACAAAGTGGAGCAGGCGCTCCACGGAGCCAAGAAGCTGGTGATGGTGGAGCAGAACTATAGCGGGCAACTGGGCACGCTACTGCGAGCCTGCACTGACGTGCGTCCCGCTGCCCTGATTAACCGCTACGATGGCCGGCCAATGACGCCAGAATACATCTTGCGGCGGCTGCAGGAGGTGGCATGA